The Saccharopolyspora gloriosae genome has a segment encoding these proteins:
- a CDS encoding CaiB/BaiF CoA-transferase family protein: MTAEGNGGPLAGVRVVELAGIGPAPFCGMLLADLGADVVRVGRPGGGPNKHDLLDRGKRAVSVNLKHERGPETVLALVEQADVLIEGFRPGVAERLGVGPEQCWEVNPKLVFGRMTGWGQDGPLASTAGHDVGYIALSGMLHAIGRKGGPPQVPANLLGDFGGGAMYLAVGVLAAVLQARTSGQGQVVDASIVDGAAHLGSMLFGFAASGAWSTERGTNMLDTGAPYYDVYETSDGEYMAVGALEPQFYAELLARLDLTGEAPDRDDPANWPALRERLAEVFAQRTRAEWTEVFDGSDACVAPVLSMTEAQDHPHIRARGTLPSPDGVLQPAPAPRFSHTPSSPPRPVPVPDAAVLTDWQVSTAADLLASGAIHEV, translated from the coding sequence GTGACGGCAGAAGGCAACGGCGGCCCGTTGGCGGGCGTGCGGGTGGTGGAGCTGGCGGGCATCGGCCCGGCTCCGTTCTGCGGGATGCTGCTGGCGGATCTGGGCGCGGACGTCGTGCGCGTGGGTCGTCCCGGCGGCGGCCCGAACAAGCACGACCTGCTCGATCGCGGCAAGCGCGCGGTGTCGGTGAACCTCAAGCACGAGCGCGGCCCGGAAACGGTGCTGGCGTTGGTGGAGCAGGCCGACGTGCTGATCGAGGGTTTCCGGCCGGGTGTCGCCGAACGCCTCGGGGTGGGGCCGGAGCAGTGCTGGGAGGTCAACCCGAAGCTCGTGTTCGGCCGGATGACCGGCTGGGGTCAGGACGGCCCGCTGGCCTCGACGGCGGGACACGACGTCGGCTACATCGCGTTGAGCGGCATGCTGCACGCCATCGGCCGCAAGGGCGGGCCGCCGCAGGTTCCGGCGAACCTGCTGGGAGATTTCGGCGGCGGTGCGATGTACCTGGCCGTCGGCGTGCTGGCCGCGGTGCTGCAGGCGCGCACCAGCGGACAGGGCCAAGTCGTCGATGCATCCATTGTGGACGGTGCTGCGCATTTGGGGTCGATGCTGTTCGGCTTCGCCGCATCGGGAGCGTGGAGCACCGAGCGCGGCACGAACATGCTCGACACCGGCGCCCCGTACTACGACGTGTACGAGACCTCCGACGGCGAATACATGGCGGTCGGCGCTCTGGAACCGCAGTTCTACGCGGAACTGCTGGCTCGCCTCGACCTGACCGGCGAGGCCCCGGACCGCGACGACCCGGCGAATTGGCCTGCCCTGCGCGAACGGCTCGCCGAAGTCTTCGCGCAGCGCACCCGCGCGGAGTGGACCGAGGTTTTCGACGGCTCCGACGCCTGCGTCGCGCCGGTGCTGTCGATGACCGAAGCTCAAGACCACCCGCACATCCGCGCCCGCGGCACGTTGCCGAGCCCGGACGGCGTGCTGCAACCGGCGCCCGCCCCGCGCTTCTCCCACACCCCGAGTTCGCCGCCGCGCCCGGTGCCGGTGCCGGACGCCGCGGTGCTGACGGACTGGCAGGTGTCCACCGCTGCCGACCTGCTCGCTTCCGGCGCGATTCACGAGGTATGA